A window from Pseudomonadota bacterium encodes these proteins:
- a CDS encoding GatB/YqeY domain-containing protein: MTLRQEITDALKQAVKAKDKCTTSTLRLVQAALKDRDIAARGAGSSNGVPDEQVLDLLAKMVRQRQEAADQFRKGQRPELAEQEEAEIDVIRRFMPKQMDDAETAAVIDKVIATTEAKGLKDMGRVMAMLKENYPGQIDAGKASALVKQRLS, encoded by the coding sequence ATGACACTGCGACAAGAGATTACCGACGCTTTGAAGCAGGCCGTCAAAGCGAAGGACAAATGCACGACATCGACGCTGAGGTTGGTGCAGGCGGCGCTTAAGGACCGCGACATCGCCGCGCGTGGCGCTGGTTCGTCCAACGGCGTGCCTGACGAGCAGGTGCTCGACCTCTTGGCCAAGATGGTGCGCCAGCGCCAGGAAGCCGCCGACCAGTTCCGCAAGGGGCAGCGGCCCGAACTCGCCGAGCAGGAAGAGGCCGAGATCGACGTCATCCGTCGTTTCATGCCCAAGCAGATGGACGATGCCGAAACCGCCGCGGTCATCGACAAGGTCATAGCGACGACCGAGGCAAAAGGTCTGAAGGACATGGGCCGTGTCATGGCGATGCTGAAAGAAAACTATCCCGGTCAGATCGACGCCGGCAAAGCGAGCGCGCTCGTCAAACAGCGCTTGAGCTGA
- the dnaG gene encoding DNA primase, translating into MTIPPQFLDEIRARVSLADLVGRSVKLTRRGREHLGLCPFHNEKTPSFTVAEDKGFFHCFGCGAHGSVIDWVMRTENLAFPEAVEQLAGLAGLEMPRQTPEERERAKRAATLHDVLETACLWFQGELAGTGGADARAYLRERGLKRGTVERFRLGLAPDGRDRLIRHLRDKDIKPELIEQAGLLTGGDDGRDPIDKFRHRLMFPITDRGGRVVAFGGRALGDHPAKYMNSPATALFDKGRMLYGFAQARKPAHDAGTVIVAEGYMDVIALAQAGFEHAVAPLGTALTESQLMLLWKLADEPVLCFDGDAAGLRAAMRAVDRALPMLEPGRSLRFAMLPPGEDPDSLIQARGPGAMAQVETGAAPLIDMLWRAQCEGRRVDTPEKRAGLERDLNQAVARISNQNVQFHYRNAIREKLRTAFRPARGGGRRQETGRAGRRYDARPGLPQGPGVPEMKPSDPLGAGAKGVNLRAERLLVGLPLVHPPLIERVADRMMEIHLETPGFDEVRRALLDVAATHETLDSEVIHRHLSDHGLVDVVNRIAGERGARLTSPLACFETVDEAERLWQHTFDLHQQQHWDAELAADVAAFADNPSDETWQRLKARQEHKQATEARVTEIDPALASVGERS; encoded by the coding sequence GTGACGATCCCGCCGCAATTCCTTGATGAGATCCGCGCCCGCGTTTCGCTGGCCGACCTCGTCGGCCGCTCGGTCAAGCTGACCCGGCGCGGTCGCGAGCATCTCGGCCTCTGTCCTTTCCATAACGAGAAGACGCCTTCGTTCACGGTGGCCGAGGACAAGGGTTTCTTCCACTGCTTTGGCTGCGGCGCCCATGGCAGCGTGATCGATTGGGTGATGCGCACGGAGAACCTGGCGTTCCCGGAGGCGGTCGAACAGCTCGCCGGCCTGGCCGGCCTGGAAATGCCGCGCCAGACACCGGAAGAAAGGGAGCGCGCCAAACGTGCGGCGACCTTGCACGATGTCCTGGAGACGGCGTGCCTCTGGTTCCAGGGCGAGCTCGCCGGGACCGGCGGCGCCGATGCGCGCGCTTACCTAAGAGAGCGCGGTCTGAAGCGCGGCACGGTTGAGCGTTTTCGCTTGGGCCTGGCGCCCGATGGCCGCGACCGGCTGATCCGCCATTTAAGGGACAAGGACATCAAGCCCGAGTTGATCGAGCAGGCTGGGCTTCTGACCGGCGGTGACGACGGGCGCGATCCCATCGACAAGTTCCGCCATCGCCTGATGTTCCCGATCACCGACCGCGGCGGCCGGGTTGTCGCCTTCGGCGGCCGGGCGCTGGGCGACCATCCGGCGAAGTACATGAACTCGCCGGCGACCGCCTTGTTCGACAAGGGTCGCATGCTCTACGGCTTCGCCCAGGCGCGCAAACCGGCCCATGACGCTGGCACGGTGATCGTTGCCGAGGGCTACATGGATGTCATCGCGCTCGCCCAGGCCGGCTTCGAGCATGCGGTGGCGCCGCTGGGGACCGCGCTGACGGAGTCCCAGCTGATGTTGCTGTGGAAGCTGGCGGACGAGCCGGTGCTGTGTTTCGACGGCGATGCGGCGGGCCTGCGCGCGGCGATGCGTGCGGTCGATCGCGCGCTCCCCATGTTGGAGCCCGGCCGCTCGCTGCGTTTTGCCATGCTGCCGCCGGGCGAAGACCCCGACAGTCTGATCCAGGCACGCGGGCCCGGCGCCATGGCCCAGGTCGAGACGGGCGCGGCGCCCCTGATCGACATGTTGTGGCGTGCCCAGTGCGAGGGCCGGCGCGTCGATACGCCGGAGAAGCGGGCGGGTCTGGAGCGCGATTTGAACCAGGCGGTGGCGCGGATCAGCAACCAGAACGTGCAGTTTCACTACAGAAATGCCATCAGGGAGAAGCTCAGGACGGCGTTTCGGCCGGCGCGCGGCGGGGGACGTCGCCAGGAGACCGGCCGCGCTGGCCGCCGATATGACGCACGGCCCGGCCTGCCACAAGGTCCCGGCGTGCCCGAGATGAAACCGTCCGATCCCCTGGGCGCGGGTGCTAAAGGTGTGAATCTAAGGGCAGAACGGCTCCTGGTCGGGCTTCCGCTGGTGCATCCGCCGTTGATCGAGCGGGTCGCCGATCGGATGATGGAGATTCATCTGGAAACGCCTGGTTTTGACGAGGTCCGCCGCGCCCTGCTTGATGTTGCGGCGACCCACGAGACGCTTGACAGTGAGGTCATCCATCGCCACCTGTCTGACCACGGATTGGTGGACGTCGTGAACCGGATCGCAGGCGAGCGTGGGGCGCGGTTGACCAGTCCTTTGGCGTGCTTTGAGACGGTGGACGAGGCCGAGAGATTGTGGCAACACACCTTCGACCTTCACCAACAGCAGCATTGGGATGCGGAACTGGCGGCCGACGTGGCCGCTTTTGCCGACAACCCAAGCGACGAAACGTGGCAACGGCTCAAGGCGCGGCAGGAGCATAAGCAGGCAACCGAGGCGCGGGTAACGGAGATTGACCCCG
- the carA gene encoding glutamine-hydrolyzing carbamoyl-phosphate synthase small subunit: MVATDSTPAPWATAALVLSDGSVFWGYGLGVKGCTVGEICFNTAMTGYQEILTDPSYAGQIITFTFPHIGNVGANAEDIESTVPAARGLVLRADVTQPSNFRASQHLDRWLSAGNLMGIAGIDTRRLTRLIRDEGFQSAAITHGNIDLDEARAAITAFPGLEGMDLAKDVTCRQTYKWDQTLWRLDGGYGERGESRHKVVAVDYGIKHNILRHLAERGCDVTVVPASASTDDIMRHEPDGIFLSNGPGDPAATGAYAVPVIKDLVETGKPVFGICLGHQMLALALGAKTIKMFNGHRGANHPIKNLETGAVEITSQNHGFVVDKESLPAGVACTHVSLFDGTLAGLKMTDKPVFSVQYHPEASPGPQDSRYLFDRFVDAMGTTS, from the coding sequence ATGGTCGCAACCGATTCAACGCCGGCGCCTTGGGCAACGGCGGCTCTAGTTCTGAGCGATGGATCGGTATTTTGGGGCTATGGACTGGGCGTCAAGGGCTGCACGGTCGGCGAGATCTGTTTCAACACGGCGATGACGGGCTATCAGGAGATCCTGACCGACCCGTCCTATGCCGGCCAGATCATCACTTTCACCTTCCCCCATATCGGCAATGTCGGCGCCAATGCCGAGGACATCGAATCCACCGTGCCCGCCGCACGCGGTCTGGTGCTGCGCGCCGATGTGACGCAGCCGTCGAACTTCCGCGCCAGCCAGCATCTGGACCGCTGGCTTTCGGCCGGCAACCTGATGGGCATCGCCGGTATCGACACGCGCCGCCTGACGCGGCTGATCCGCGACGAGGGATTTCAGTCCGCCGCGATCACCCACGGCAATATCGACCTGGACGAAGCGCGCGCGGCGATCACGGCCTTCCCGGGCCTCGAAGGCATGGACCTCGCCAAGGACGTTACCTGCCGGCAGACCTATAAGTGGGATCAAACCTTGTGGCGCCTGGACGGGGGTTATGGCGAACGCGGCGAAAGCCGGCACAAGGTCGTCGCCGTCGACTACGGGATCAAGCACAACATCCTGCGCCATCTGGCCGAACGCGGCTGCGACGTGACGGTCGTGCCGGCTTCCGCCTCGACCGACGACATCATGCGTCATGAGCCCGACGGCATCTTTCTCTCCAACGGGCCGGGCGATCCCGCCGCGACCGGCGCCTACGCCGTCCCCGTCATCAAGGATCTGGTCGAAACCGGCAAGCCTGTCTTCGGCATCTGCCTGGGCCATCAGATGCTGGCGCTGGCCTTGGGCGCGAAGACGATCAAGATGTTCAACGGCCACCGCGGCGCCAACCATCCGATCAAGAACCTGGAGACCGGCGCGGTCGAGATCACCAGCCAGAACCACGGCTTCGTTGTCGACAAGGAAAGCCTGCCGGCGGGCGTCGCCTGCACCCATGTCAGCCTCTTCGACGGCACGCTCGCCGGCCTCAAGATGACCGACAAGCCGGTGTTCTCGGTCCAGTACCACCCGGAAGCCAGCCCCGGCCCGCAGGACAGCCGTTACCTGTTCGACCGCTTCGTCGACGCGATGGGGACGACGTCATGA